The following proteins are encoded in a genomic region of Anguilla anguilla isolate fAngAng1 chromosome 15, fAngAng1.pri, whole genome shotgun sequence:
- the LOC118213778 gene encoding E3 ubiquitin-protein ligase MARCH4-like, with translation MLFAVGVIVWCWGLLSHTQMHRHQAMLKSRCCVLFSDLKVFLLRPPPPSAPPPALIPMSGQNTEARANGAAGDSSGVDNHPPINALRSEGWTAPPTGGAVQIYEDRAAGDWAGAPGEQQGSPDCSSSSDDCSKEKSEERLSLASCTDSGFRTPLCRICFQGPEQGELLSPCRCSGSVRCTHHPCLIKWISERGSWSCELCNYKYQVIAISTKNPLQWQAISLTVIEKVQIAAAILGSLFLIASISWLVWSSLSPSAKWQRQDLLFQICYGMYGFMDVVCIALIIHEGPSVFRIFNRWQAVNQQWKVLNYDKVKDSEDTKAGAHPRTLTLPAQRGAVRPEGGTSASTSSLMAAAMATVVTETPTATGPMTQDPSDQSNGLSLPDHHCTYSILHLLSHLRQQEPRGQPSNSNRELVMRITTV, from the exons ATGTTGTTTGCAGTTGGTGTCATTGTATGGTGCTGGGGATTGTTgagtcacacacagatgcaccgGCACCAAGCAATGCTGAAGAGCCGCTGCTGCGTCCTATTCAGTGACCTGAAGGTTTTCCTGCTCAGGCCACCGCCACCTTCGGCGCCACCACCAGCATTAATCCCCATGAGCGGCCAAAACACGGAAGCTCGTGCGAACGGAGCCGCGGGAGACAGCAGCGGTGTGGACAACCACCCTCCGATAAATGCCCTTCGTTCGGAGGGATGGACTGCACCGCCGACAGGGGGAGCTGTCCAAATCTACGAGGACAGAGCAGCGGGAGACTGGGCTGGAGCGCCGGGCGAGCAGCAGGGGAGCCCGGACTGTAGCAGCTCTTCGGATGACTGTTCCAAGGAGAAGTCCGAGGAGAGGCTGTCTCTCGCCAGCTGCACTGACAGCGGCTTTAGGACTCCCCTGTGCCGTATCTGTTTTCAGGGACCGGAGCAG ggggagctgcTGAGTCCATGTCGCTGCAGTGGGTCTGTGCGCTGCACTCACCACCCCTGCCTTATCAAGTGGATCAGCGAGAGGGGGTCGTGGAGCTGCGAACTGTGCAACTACAAGTACCAGGTCATCGCCATCAGCACCAAAAACCCGCTGCAG TGGCAAGCCATCTCGCTGACGGTGATCGAGAAGGTGCAGATcgcggcggccatcttgggcTCCCTGTTCCTCATCGCCAGCATCTCCTGGCTGGTCTGGTCGTCCCTCAGCCCCTCGGCCAAGTGGCAGCGGCAGGACCTGCTCTTCCAGATCTGCTACGGCATGTACGGCTTCATGGACGTGGTCTGCATAG cgctcaTCATTCACGAGGGGCCCTCTGTGTTCCGTATATTCAACCGCTGGCAGGCCGTCAACCAGCAGTGGAAGGTGCTGAACTACGACAAGGTCAAGGACAGCGAGGACACGAAGGCCGGTGCCCACCCCAGGACCCTTACGCTGCCCGCGCAGAGGGGCGCTGTGCGCCCGGAGGGGGGCACCTccgcctccacctcctccctcatGGCGGCGGCCATGGCCACCGTCGTCACGGAGACGCCCACGGCGACGGGCCCGATGACTCAGGACCCCTCCGACCAGAGCAACGGTCTCTCCCTGCCCGACCACCACTGTACGTACAGCATCCTTCACCTCCTCAGCCACCTGAGGCAGCAGGAGCCGCGCGGACAGCCCAGCAACAGCAACCGAGAGCTGGTCATGAGAATAACTACAGTCTGA